The stretch of DNA GGGCGGCGAGCCGCTGCTCCAGCACGTCCTGGGTCGGGTTGTGCAGACGGGTGTAGATGTTGCCGGGGCGGGCCAGCGAGAACAGGTCCGCGGCGTGCTTGGTGTCGTCGAACACGAACGAGGTCGTCTGGTAGATCGGCACCGCCCGGGAGCCGGTCGCCGGGTCGGGCCGGGCCCCGGCGTGGATCTGCCGGGTCTCGAAGGACCAGGCGGCCGACGCGGGGCCGGAGGAGGCGTCGTCGGGGGTGTGGCCCGCGGTGGCCGCGTCGATGGGCTGACTCATATCACTGACCTCGCACACTGGAGAAGGACCGGCCGGTTGCCGAATCTCGCCGGTCGCCTTTCCAGGACGCTAGGGAAGGCCGGGGCCGCTTGGACAGGGCGCGGACGGCCCGGCCACGAACATGCAATGCCCGTGCAACGTGGCCGATGTCTATCCCCGTAGACCCTCGAACAGCCGCCCGATGGGCGAACCTTTCCGCCATGAGCCATGAGCCATGAGCCGGGTGCCGGAGGCCGGAAGCCAGGGGGCCGCGCGGGGCAGGAGGAGGGGGGAGGCGGAGCAGGGGGCCGCGAGGCGCCGGCCCGCGTGCCCGCCGGAGGAGGTGCCGGGCCGGTTCGGGGGCGCGGTCCGCGCCGTTCCGGTCCGCGCCGGGCCCACGGTGGGCCCGTGGTGGGCGACGCCCGTCCTTAGGACCACCCGTCGACGCGGCGGACGGTGCGCACGGGGCGGCCGGGCACACCCCGCGACACGGCTGAACACCTCGGGGACGGGACGGGACCCGCTCGGACGGCCCGCCCGTCACGCCACCGGGCCGAGGTGACCTTCGAGGACCGTCCGGCTGATCAGCGGCCGGTTGCGGAGGGCGAGGAGTTCGTTGGCGATGTCCACGCCGTGCAGCGGGTCGGCATCGCCGTCCGTCCCGACGACGGCGGCCGACAGGGTGCGGGGGACGGCTCCGGCGTCCAGGAGGGCGCGCCAGTCCCGTGGGCCGAGTTCCAGGAACTCCAGGCCGGTGAGCCGGGCGATCTCCAGAGGATCGGCGAGTGCGCCCGGCCGGGCGGTGAGGGTCCGCAGGCGGCCGAGCCCGGTGACCGGGGCAAGGCTGAACGGCGCACCGTCCGTCACATCGACGGACAGTACTTCCAGGTCGGGGTGGGCGGCATCCCGTACGGTCGGCAGGCCGTGGCCGCCGACCGCGGCGACGACCGGGAGCCCGCCCCCGGAACGGTCGCGGTGCTCCTTCCGTATCCGGTGCACCACCAGATCGGTGAGGGAGTCGGCGACGAGCTCGGCGCCGATGCTCTGCTCGTGGTCCACCAGGATGACCTGCCCGGTGTGGCCGCGGGGCCCGGGTGTCAGGTCCACCGCCAGCTCATCGCCCCCGTTGCCGGCGAAGACGATCCAGCCGGGGGAGCCGGCCAGCCCCTGTACCGCGGCGTCGGGCGGGGTGATCACCGCCCGCTTCGCCGAGAACTCCCAGCGGGAGTGACGGGCCGCCCCGTCGACGCGGTACAGGTCGCGCAGGGGGAGGAGTTCGTAGCCGACGGCCTCGGTCACCCGCGCCGCCGCGTCGTCGTCCCCCTCCTCCCACCGGTCCCGGACCACCCGGTACAGGACCTTCAGCTCCTCGGGCAGCGTGACCCCCAGCCGCGCCTCGGCCGCGGCGATCTCCTCCTCCGTCGCACCGGCGGCGCCGGGCAACCGCTCGCGGAGCGTCCGCTCCAGCAGCTCCAGGTCCACCGAGGGGGCCGGGCCCGCCCCGGGCACCGGGTCGGGAAGGCGGCGCCAGGGGCCCGGGAGGGAACCTTCGGCCAGCACCAGAACCCCCAGGACCGGGTAGCCGGGGGAGCCCTCCACCGCCGGCCCCGGCCGGACCAGCCGCAGGGTGGTGCGGCCGTCCGGCCGGACCTCCGCCGAGAACACGACCTCCTCGGCCCCGGCGCGCGCCAGCGCCCGCCGGATGTGCTCCACCGCGTCCCGCTCGGCCGCCGTCATGCGCCCGCGCCGTCCCCACCGGGGCAGGCTCCAGCCGTGCCGGTGGATCCGTCCGGCCATCCGCAGGGGCCGGCCGGGCGGCGGCTCCGGGGCGTCGGCCAGCTGGAGCCGGAGCACGGGCTCCCAGGTGGCGAAGTCGTACACCGGTGGTGAGGACGTCCTCTGATCGACCATGCGCAGAAGGTACGCGCCGCCGCCGACAACGCCGGTCCCCGGCCATCCCGTTGCCGGCCGCCGGCGTCCGCCTCGCCCGCCCCGGTACCGCCGCACCCGCTCCTCGCCCCCGCCGGCGGCATTCGCGGCGGGCGGGGGCCTTCGGACCGGTGCGGTCCGGGGACGGCCGGTCAGATGTCGAGGAACCTGACGTCCTTGGCGTTGCGCTGGATGAACAGGCGGCGCGCTTCGACGTCCTCGCCCATCAGGACGGAGAAGATGTCGTCGGCGACGGCAGCGTCGTCGAGGGTGACCTGCCCCAGGACCCGGTGGTCGGGGTCCATGGTGGTGACGCGCAGTTCCTCGGCGTTCATCTCGCCCAGGCCCTTGAAACGCTGGACGGAGTCGTCCCTGAGGCGGCGGCCGGCCTGCCGGCCCCGTTCGAGGAGCAGGTTGCGTTCGCGGTCGGAGTAGGCGTATTCGATGTGGTCCCGGCTCCACTTGATCTTGTACAGCGGAGGGCGGGACAGGTACACGTGCCCTGCCTCCACCAGCGGGCGCATGAAGCGGAACAGGAAGGTCAGCAGCAGGGTGTTGATGTGCTGGCCGTCCACGTCCGCGTCCGCCATCAAAATGATCTTGTGGTACCGGAGCCCGGTGATGTCGAAGTCCTCGTGCACACCGGTGCCGAACGCGGAGATGATCGCCTGGATCTCCTGGTTGTGCAGGATCTTGTCGATCCTGGCCTTCTCGACGTTGAGGATCTTGCCGCGGATCGGAAGGATCGCCTGGTACCGCGGGTTGCGGCCGGCCTTGGCCGAACCGCCGGCGGAGTCCCCTTCGACGATGAAGATCTCCGACCGCGACGGGTCGCCGGACCGGCAGTCGGCCAGCTTGCCCGGCAGTGACGTGGCCTCCAGCAGGCTCTTGCGGCGGGTCAGGTCGCGCGCCTTGCGGGCGGCGATCCGGGCCGTGGC from Streptomyces pactum encodes:
- a CDS encoding SMI1/KNR4 family protein, which translates into the protein MVDQRTSSPPVYDFATWEPVLRLQLADAPEPPPGRPLRMAGRIHRHGWSLPRWGRRGRMTAAERDAVEHIRRALARAGAEEVVFSAEVRPDGRTTLRLVRPGPAVEGSPGYPVLGVLVLAEGSLPGPWRRLPDPVPGAGPAPSVDLELLERTLRERLPGAAGATEEEIAAAEARLGVTLPEELKVLYRVVRDRWEEGDDDAAARVTEAVGYELLPLRDLYRVDGAARHSRWEFSAKRAVITPPDAAVQGLAGSPGWIVFAGNGGDELAVDLTPGPRGHTGQVILVDHEQSIGAELVADSLTDLVVHRIRKEHRDRSGGGLPVVAAVGGHGLPTVRDAAHPDLEVLSVDVTDGAPFSLAPVTGLGRLRTLTARPGALADPLEIARLTGLEFLELGPRDWRALLDAGAVPRTLSAAVVGTDGDADPLHGVDIANELLALRNRPLISRTVLEGHLGPVA